The genomic DNA GACGCCGAGTACGCAGGCAAGCGTAAGCAGACCCGCAAAGAGTTGTTCTTGATCGACATGGATCAGGTGGTGCCGTGGAACGGCTTGATCAAACTGATCGAGCCGTTCTACCCGAAGGGTGAAGGCGGTCGTCCGGCTTATCCGTTGATGACGATGCTGCGTGTACATTTGATGCAGAACTGGTTCGGTTACAGCGATCCAGCGATGGAGGAAGCGCTGTACGAGACCACCATCCTGCGGCAGTTCGCCGGGCTGAATCTGGAGCGTATTCCCGACGAAACCACCATCCTCAACTTCCGCCGACTGCTGGAGAAACACGAGCTGGCTGCCGGCATCCTGGCCGTGATCAATGGCTATCTGGGTGACCGAGGGTTGTCGTTGCGCCAAGGCACCATTGTCGATGCCACGCTGATCAATGCGCCCAGCTCGACCAAGAACAAGGACGGTAAACGCGATCCAGAAATGCACCAAACCAAGAAGGGCAACCAGTACTATTTCGGCATGAAAGCGCACATCGGTGTGGATGACGAGTCAGGTCTGGTGCACCGCGTGGTGGGCACAGCCGCCAACGTGGCGGATGTCACTCAGGTGGACAAATTGCTGCACGGTGCGGAGAACGTGGTCTGCGCCGATGCCGGTTATACCGGCGTCGAGAAACGTACCGAGCATGATGGGCGCGAGGTGATCTGGCAGATCGCGGCACGCCGCAGTACTTACAAAAAGCTGGGTAAGCGTAGCGCTCTATACAAAGCCAAGCGCAAGATCGAGAAGGCCAAGGCCCAGGTGCGCGCCAAAGTCGAGCACCCGTTTCGGGTGGTCAAGCGCCAGTTCGGTTTTGTGAAAACGCGCTTCCGTGGCCTGGCCAAAAACACCGCGCAACTGGTGACGCTATTCGCGCTGTCGAATCTGTGGATGGCACGCCGACATTTACTGACGAGTACAGGAGAGGTGCGCCTGTAATGTGGGAAATGACCGTTGCGAGGTGCTCGCGGCGGCTAAAAGCGCAGAAATACGCGGATGATCTGATCGTTTTGGTCGATTCGCCGTTTTCAAAATCAGCGGAGGCTGAAGTCAGCCAGAAAAGCGTGACTACTTCAGACCATCCTTAAATAAATTTTGGCAATGAAAACGCAGTAGGCAGTCTCGACAATGTTTCTTTTAGCAGCTGCTTATTGTTTTTGAATATTTTGTAGTCAATAATGTTTTTGTGTTCTCGAACACTTTCAAATTGCTGGCTGATGAACTTGCACACCTCTCTATCCGCGAATCCTTGACCGTGTATCCAGATTTTGAATTCGTCTGATAGGCCGAGTTTCAGCTGATTCTGAAGTGATCTGGCATGGTTAAGCAATGTTTCATTCAAGGCCTTACCTTCGACAATATCGCCGATAGCTCCAATTATTAACATTCCATCGTAAGAGAGAGCGGAGCAGAAATCTACAATGTGCTCTTGAGTAATCGAATAATAAGTGCTTTTTGCCTTGACGGAAAAATTGTTTAGTTTGGCATAAGTTAAAATCTCTGCGTAACTGGTTTCATTGCACCATTGAGTGGCAATGTTTACCGCTTGCTCCTGCGGATAAATGTTAGAGGTGATTTTCTTTCTGGAAAATATCGTGATTAAGGGCCAGCATACTTCGAGTAGATCCTGAGGAGAATCACAAAATTCAAGCTCGAATATTTGAGATGCTATCCAGTGTTCGATGTGAATAAGCTGATCAAGCCCAAGCAGGGTCCTTCCATAATAGGAGAATTTTTCTACAGGTATCACGCTTAACCTTGTGTGGATGGCAGTAAATACTGCCACTAACTGATCTTTAGCGTCGTCGTTCGCAAGATGGTAGGCAAGAGTTTCGTAAGCTAGGTCTAGAAAGTATTCTGTTGATAATAAGGAGCTATCATCCTTCAAAATTGACATGAAATAGCTTTCAATAGAATGAAGGATTTGCTCCTTTTTATCCAAATCTTGCATCAGTTCAGTAAAGGTTTCCTCAGGGATTCCGCTTTCCTCGCACCATTCACGCCACAACGCTCTTTCCCTAAACGGGTTAGAGATAAAATTTAGAACGTCATTTTCACCTTTTATCAGAGGGAATGGCTGAACTATTTCCATCAAGCTACTCAGGCACTCTTCGGCGTTACTAAAGTTTAACAGTTTGAGAGTTCTCGCCCATTTGTCACGTCCTCTCCAGAGAAAACGGTTGTCGTATATTTTGGGGTCAGTGAAAATTATTCCACCTTCAGTGTGATAACCTGACCGTCCAGCGCGGCCAATCAGGTTTTGGAATTCCCTAGTGGAAATCCTTTTACCACCCTGCATCAAGTTTGAGATTAGCAGGTATTTAATTGGAAGATTTACACCCTGAGCGAGAGTCGAGGTGCATATGACGAGGTGTCCAGCACCCTTGTCCATGGCCCATTCAACCGCGATTCTGAGACCATTTGGAATGGCTGAACTGTGAGGCAAGACTCCTAGGGGAATAGCTTCAGAAAAAATGTGCTGATCGGAAAAGTGTAGATGTGATAGAAACGCAATTTTCTGAAGCTCATTAGTGTCTGAGACTGAGCTTGGCGTAGGAAGTGATAATCCTCGTTTGTACACATCTACAACGGTTGAACACAGACTGATGACTGTTCTCTTGTCCCCGCAAAATATAGCTGTTGGCCCCTGCTGGCACAGTCGAAGTCCCAAATAGCAGGAAATTGATTGCACTTCGGTCTTTGTTGGAAAAAACCGAGCTTTGCTTTCTCTCCCTCGCAGCTTAAGGCTTGACTGTTGGATGATCTTGGGGACATATAAGCCGCTGTCGCGTTTATTGTCTCGCCCTAGGTAACTCAGTTGACCCATATCGTGAAACCAGCTGAGAAAGGCTACGCTTTTGATAGATGGCAGCCAATTACTACCCTGGATGCTTAGGCTAGACTCTCCATTCAGCCAGTCGCCAATTGTTTCTGCATTGGACATAACCGCTGAAATCAACACCTTTTGCGCCTGCTCAGGTATTGTTTTCTTCAGCGAAGCAATCAAAAGCTCGTAGGTTACTCCCCTTTTTCCGCTATCAAATTGATGGCCTTCGTCAAATATCAGCAAGTCAATTTGTTTGGCTAGAGAAGGTTCATGCCTAAGTAAGTAAACTAATTTTTCTGGAGTTGAAACAATTACAGTATGATCATGTTTGCCTTTGAAATCTTCACCAAGCAAAAATTTTAGAAATTCCTGCTCATCCTCATCCACACTTGTAACATCTCTAAGCTCGTTGATGTTGACGGAGTCATGCTCAAAAGATGCCATGAAGCCCTGAGTTATTTCCCGGCACAATGCACGGAAGGGGGCGACAATCACAGCTAGTTTTGCACGACCTGAGAGAAATCCGCTCCGAATGATAAGCTCGGTAGACTTGGTCTTACCCGCACTAGTGGGCATTTGCATAACTGCTGACTCACCCTTCAGCACGCCTAGACTTCCCACCAAGCGCTGGGCAGGCCAGAACTCCTTCATAAACTTGTCGTTTGCAAGCGCTTGGTGCCAACGATTCTGTTCCAGGCCGGTGTATTTAGGTAGGCAGACCAATGACGAATTATTGATTTTTCTTTTAATTAGAGCATTGATAGTGTCGGCCAGCAGCACCTCACGATCTGAGCCGCTCGCATAGACGGTACTTCTGAACTCATGTAACTCGTCTTCTACGTCTGATAGATCCGCCTCCATATTCATAAACGCGCGATAAGCTATTGCTGTTTTGCGAATCTGGTCGTTATAGCTCCCCGATGAAGCGAGAGAAAAGTTTTCATTCAGTTCGGATTTTAGTAGCCACACTAACAATCTTTCGAGCCTACTTTCTGTCAGCTCTGCGGGAGTTTTTGAAACCGCTCTGGCTAGGACCAATGAACTGCCTGGCATGTCGGCAAGATAATAAGAAGCCGAACTCAAAATTTTTAGATATTCATCTATTTCGGTTGTTAGGCGAGACAGGCTTAAAGATTCAAAAAATTGTCCAGCTAGCACTAATTGTTGCTTCAGTACTTGTTTGTGTTCTTCGCGCTCATCTGAGGGGCGGGATTCAAGTGCAGCCAACTCTCCGAGCACTCCAATCGTGAACACTAGCAATCGCTTAGGGTCCTGAGGAAGCTCAACGTGATATTCCTCTTCGATTCCAAACTCATACTGTTTTGCTTTCGCACGTGTAATATCAAGGATTTCACGACCTTTGTTTTCAAGCCTCATCTGCGGCTCTCCGATAAAGCTCGTGAATCAGTGACATCAGTTCAACCCCACTCACCACGAGTAGTTCCAGGCTGTCGGCACTAGGGTGATTGCCAGCATGTGAGGTACATACCACGCTCTCGTGTAGCGATGACTCTGTGTAAACCGCAGCCGCGCCATACTTGCGTTTGCAAGGATA from Pseudomonas baetica includes the following:
- a CDS encoding IS5 family transposase, with the protein product MKQMTFADAEYAGKRKQTRKELFLIDMDQVVPWNGLIKLIEPFYPKGEGGRPAYPLMTMLRVHLMQNWFGYSDPAMEEALYETTILRQFAGLNLERIPDETTILNFRRLLEKHELAAGILAVINGYLGDRGLSLRQGTIVDATLINAPSSTKNKDGKRDPEMHQTKKGNQYYFGMKAHIGVDDESGLVHRVVGTAANVADVTQVDKLLHGAENVVCADAGYTGVEKRTEHDGREVIWQIAARRSTYKKLGKRSALYKAKRKIEKAKAQVRAKVEHPFRVVKRQFGFVKTRFRGLAKNTAQLVTLFALSNLWMARRHLLTSTGEVRL
- a CDS encoding DEAD/DEAH box helicase, which encodes MRLENKGREILDITRAKAKQYEFGIEEEYHVELPQDPKRLLVFTIGVLGELAALESRPSDEREEHKQVLKQQLVLAGQFFESLSLSRLTTEIDEYLKILSSASYYLADMPGSSLVLARAVSKTPAELTESRLERLLVWLLKSELNENFSLASSGSYNDQIRKTAIAYRAFMNMEADLSDVEDELHEFRSTVYASGSDREVLLADTINALIKRKINNSSLVCLPKYTGLEQNRWHQALANDKFMKEFWPAQRLVGSLGVLKGESAVMQMPTSAGKTKSTELIIRSGFLSGRAKLAVIVAPFRALCREITQGFMASFEHDSVNINELRDVTSVDEDEQEFLKFLLGEDFKGKHDHTVIVSTPEKLVYLLRHEPSLAKQIDLLIFDEGHQFDSGKRGVTYELLIASLKKTIPEQAQKVLISAVMSNAETIGDWLNGESSLSIQGSNWLPSIKSVAFLSWFHDMGQLSYLGRDNKRDSGLYVPKIIQQSSLKLRGRESKARFFPTKTEVQSISCYLGLRLCQQGPTAIFCGDKRTVISLCSTVVDVYKRGLSLPTPSSVSDTNELQKIAFLSHLHFSDQHIFSEAIPLGVLPHSSAIPNGLRIAVEWAMDKGAGHLVICTSTLAQGVNLPIKYLLISNLMQGGKRISTREFQNLIGRAGRSGYHTEGGIIFTDPKIYDNRFLWRGRDKWARTLKLLNFSNAEECLSSLMEIVQPFPLIKGENDVLNFISNPFRERALWREWCEESGIPEETFTELMQDLDKKEQILHSIESYFMSILKDDSSLLSTEYFLDLAYETLAYHLANDDAKDQLVAVFTAIHTRLSVIPVEKFSYYGRTLLGLDQLIHIEHWIASQIFELEFCDSPQDLLEVCWPLITIFSRKKITSNIYPQEQAVNIATQWCNETSYAEILTYAKLNNFSVKAKSTYYSITQEHIVDFCSALSYDGMLIIGAIGDIVEGKALNETLLNHARSLQNQLKLGLSDEFKIWIHGQGFADREVCKFISQQFESVREHKNIIDYKIFKNNKQLLKETLSRLPTAFSLPKFI